A window of Clostridium botulinum BKT015925 contains these coding sequences:
- a CDS encoding DeoR/GlpR family DNA-binding transcription regulator: protein MKSHRIKEIENYVLQNEHASIDTLCSLFNVSKNTIRRDIAVLVNKGIVKKVYGGITLNNEEKLTVPFEQREVTHKDEKYLIAEYASKLVEDNDIIFIDSGTTTVHMIPFLNDRKNLTIITNNLNILLKALPYSNVDILSTGGTLFRETNSLIGVEASNFLKNYNISKAFMATTGFSIDKGVTNSSNFEYDVKKTVVENSSNVILLADHSKLDTASLKTYCNLEDITCFITDRIPPKEYVKFFQEHNIDLITPDN from the coding sequence ATGAAATCTCATAGAATAAAAGAAATCGAGAATTATGTATTGCAGAATGAACATGCTTCAATAGATACATTGTGTTCTCTTTTTAATGTTTCAAAAAACACCATAAGAAGGGATATCGCAGTATTAGTGAATAAAGGAATCGTAAAAAAGGTTTATGGTGGAATTACTTTAAATAATGAAGAAAAATTAACTGTTCCTTTTGAACAAAGGGAAGTTACCCATAAAGACGAAAAGTACTTAATCGCTGAGTATGCAAGTAAGCTCGTTGAAGATAACGATATTATTTTTATAGATTCAGGTACAACCACAGTACATATGATACCTTTCTTAAATGATAGAAAAAATTTGACTATAATAACTAATAACCTTAATATACTACTAAAGGCTTTGCCTTATTCAAATGTAGATATATTATCCACAGGAGGAACTCTCTTTAGAGAAACTAATTCTTTAATCGGTGTAGAAGCTTCAAACTTCCTAAAAAATTATAATATATCAAAAGCATTTATGGCCACTACAGGTTTCTCTATTGATAAAGGAGTTACAAATTCATCTAATTTTGAATATGACGTAAAAAAAACAGTAGTTGAAAATAGCTCAAATGTAATACTTTTAGCTGATCACTCAAAATTAGATACAGCTTCGCTTAAAACTTATTGTAATTTGGAAGATATCACTTGTTTTATTACAGATAGAATTCCACCTAAAGAATATGTTAAGTTTTTTCAAGAACACAATATAGATTTAATTACTCCAGATAACTAA
- a CDS encoding iron-containing alcohol dehydrogenase, with amino-acid sequence MAHKVIVPKKIVYGKEALKDAGIYLKEFGKKALIVTDEIMVKIGNVSKVTDILNENNIQYVIYDEVNSEPTDVMVDKGIEIYKSEECDFLIAVGGGSPIDTMKAIGAMITNPGKISDYMGKIIEICPPPLVAVPTTAGTGSEATQFTIISDTVNNVKMLLKGPNLLPQLAIVDAEMTMTAPKGVTAATGIDALTHAVESYTSRVAQPLSDTFALSAIKRIFNNLRKAYNEGNDFEARNQMSLGSLEAGIAFNNASVTIIHGMSRPIGALFHVPHGVSNAMLFVECLKFAIEGTPERFADIAKVIGSYKEGMTNMEAAKTVVDEIGKLCSDINIPTLEEFGIDKEKFFENIDKMASDALESGSPSNTMRQPTKEEIIKIYKNLWN; translated from the coding sequence ATGGCACATAAAGTTATTGTTCCAAAAAAAATTGTATATGGTAAGGAAGCACTTAAAGATGCTGGAATTTACCTTAAAGAGTTTGGAAAAAAAGCTTTAATCGTTACTGATGAAATAATGGTTAAAATCGGAAATGTTTCAAAAGTAACAGATATATTAAATGAAAACAATATACAATATGTAATATATGATGAAGTAAATTCTGAACCAACTGATGTTATGGTTGATAAGGGAATAGAGATATATAAGAGTGAAGAATGTGATTTCTTAATAGCTGTAGGGGGAGGAAGTCCAATTGATACTATGAAGGCAATTGGTGCTATGATAACAAACCCAGGAAAAATTTCAGACTATATGGGAAAAATTATCGAAATTTGTCCACCACCACTTGTTGCAGTACCAACAACAGCTGGAACTGGATCAGAAGCAACACAATTTACAATCATTTCAGATACAGTAAATAATGTAAAAATGTTATTAAAAGGACCAAACTTATTACCACAACTTGCAATAGTTGATGCTGAAATGACAATGACAGCTCCAAAAGGAGTTACAGCAGCTACTGGAATAGATGCTTTAACTCATGCAGTTGAATCTTATACATCAAGGGTTGCTCAACCTCTATCAGATACATTTGCTTTATCAGCAATAAAACGTATCTTTAATAACTTAAGAAAAGCTTATAATGAAGGAAATGATTTTGAAGCTAGAAATCAAATGTCACTTGGCTCATTAGAAGCTGGTATAGCATTTAACAATGCGTCAGTTACAATAATTCATGGAATGAGTAGACCAATAGGAGCATTATTCCATGTACCACATGGAGTTTCAAATGCTATGCTTTTCGTAGAATGTTTAAAATTTGCTATTGAAGGAACTCCAGAACGTTTTGCGGATATCGCTAAAGTAATTGGTTCATACAAAGAAGGTATGACTAATATGGAAGCAGCTAAAACAGTTGTTGATGAAATTGGAAAATTATGTTCTGACATAAACATACCAACTTTAGAAGAGTTCGGAATAGATAAAGAAAAATTCTTTGAAAATATTGATAAAATGGCAAGTGACGCTTTAGAAAGTGGAAGTCCTAGCAATACAATGAGACAACCAACTAAAGAAGAGATAATAAAAATCTATAAGAATTTATGGAATTAG